From one Candidatus Zixiibacteriota bacterium genomic stretch:
- a CDS encoding site-specific DNA-methyltransferase, which produces MAPSAHERLDLTDSVTRERLLVHCRLKQGEIWRDDVAGHRVGCGDAAGSDFIDELCRDLPPATLAVHDPPYNMVMGQRLFPDMFAAWCRAWIDSTWRRLAADAALYVWLGADQNDHFQPLPQFMLMMAQSGFASRSFITMRNQRGYGTQQNWMAVRQELLYYTKGEPAFAVQYTDIPKILRGYYKEVNGARTENLARSKSDTIRPGNVWVDIQQVFYRREENVAGCYAQKPLKAIERIIQASSRDGDTVLDFFAHAGTTLIACERSRRRCITCDIDPIFAEIAIRRLERFRETGRTGWGREHPFDCELRSLRRRQFAEAAQTAVPRS; this is translated from the coding sequence ATGGCGCCATCCGCACACGAACGGCTTGACTTGACCGACTCGGTAACCCGCGAGCGGCTTCTCGTTCACTGCCGATTGAAACAGGGCGAGATCTGGCGCGATGACGTTGCCGGTCATCGGGTCGGCTGCGGTGATGCGGCAGGCAGCGATTTCATCGACGAGTTGTGCCGTGACCTGCCGCCGGCGACGCTGGCCGTTCACGATCCCCCCTACAACATGGTCATGGGGCAGCGGCTTTTTCCCGATATGTTTGCTGCCTGGTGCCGCGCGTGGATCGACTCGACCTGGCGACGGCTGGCCGCGGACGCGGCCTTGTATGTCTGGCTGGGGGCCGACCAGAACGATCACTTCCAGCCGCTGCCGCAGTTCATGCTCATGATGGCGCAGAGCGGGTTTGCCTCACGGTCGTTCATCACCATGCGCAATCAGCGCGGTTACGGCACGCAGCAGAACTGGATGGCGGTACGACAGGAGTTGTTGTACTACACGAAAGGAGAACCCGCGTTCGCCGTCCAGTACACGGACATCCCTAAAATCCTCCGCGGCTACTACAAAGAAGTCAATGGGGCAAGAACGGAGAATCTGGCCCGCTCCAAATCCGACACCATCCGGCCCGGCAACGTCTGGGTTGACATCCAGCAGGTGTTCTACCGAAGGGAAGAGAATGTCGCCGGCTGTTACGCGCAGAAACCGCTCAAAGCGATAGAGCGAATCATTCAGGCCTCGTCGCGCGATGGTGACACGGTCCTCGACTTTTTCGCGCACGCCGGAACGACTCTTATTGCGTGCGAGCGGTCTCGCCGACGTTGTATCACCTGCGATATCGACCCGATATTTGCGGAGATTGCGATTCGACGGCTGGAGCGATTCCGGGAAACCGGTCGTACCGGGTGGGGACGCGAACATCCTTTCGATTGCGAACTTCGCAGCTTGAGGCGGCGACAATTCGCAGAGGCGGCCCAAACCGCCGTTCCGCGCAGCTAG
- the prxU gene encoding thioredoxin-dependent peroxiredoxin (Most members of this family contain a selenocysteine.): protein MADRPGCARPGVTVPKPTSPENSTKDNSPPSEVRAMSIMVGRPAPDFEAPAYHKGAFTNVKLSDHFGKWTLLCFYPGDFTFVUPTEIATVAASYKTLTDLGVDVLACSVDSHFVHKIWNETELSKMVDGGVPFPMLSDSGGQIGRLYGVYDDVAGVEVRGRFIIDPDGIIQAMEVMTPPVGRNFPETIRQIQAFQLVRKTKGAEATPAEWTPGSATLKPGPDLVGQVWKVWKPKPVGV, encoded by the coding sequence ATGGCTGATCGTCCCGGCTGTGCCCGGCCCGGTGTGACGGTTCCCAAGCCCACATCGCCGGAGAATTCGACGAAAGACAATTCACCCCCCTCGGAGGTGCGTGCCATGAGTATTATGGTAGGACGCCCGGCGCCGGATTTCGAGGCGCCCGCGTATCACAAGGGAGCGTTCACCAACGTCAAGCTTTCCGATCATTTCGGCAAGTGGACGCTGCTGTGTTTCTATCCCGGCGACTTCACGTTCGTCTGACCGACCGAAATAGCGACGGTCGCCGCTTCGTACAAAACTCTGACCGACCTTGGCGTGGACGTGCTCGCCTGTTCGGTCGACTCTCACTTCGTTCACAAAATCTGGAATGAAACCGAGCTGTCGAAAATGGTCGACGGTGGGGTTCCGTTCCCGATGCTCTCGGATTCCGGCGGACAGATCGGCCGTTTGTACGGCGTCTACGATGATGTTGCCGGTGTGGAGGTCCGCGGGCGGTTTATCATCGATCCCGACGGTATCATTCAGGCCATGGAGGTCATGACGCCGCCGGTGGGACGCAATTTCCCGGAGACGATTCGCCAGATTCAGGCGTTTCAGCTCGTGCGCAAAACAAAAGGCGCCGAGGCGACTCCGGCCGAGTGGACACCCGGCTCAGCAACACTCAAGCCGGGCCCGGATCTGGTCGGACAGGTCTGGAAAGTCTGGAAACCAAAACCGGTCGGCGTGTAG
- a CDS encoding aconitase family protein, whose product MSPKKKIPTKTELQQLQKLYKTDEKIGERLGGVPSYLVAYWRRKKNIPKYSLPKFSENEIRNLWERYGDDEKCGLELGISKAAFYNWRRRYGIREKPAFLKLEQLEFNFPGSRPSIHTTSLYGKQTVAQKVFARAAGLEKVEVGQSVEVEPDVVIVSGNVARVVSEFRQAGVEYVWNSGKIVLAPDQFARDGDDGDCAEHAAVREFVKRQGIRALYDLREGGVNQVAVERGHLVPGSLALVTDPEAVSFGSLGSLCRRIDCARVADMWARGRIALTVPPTVFAAVSGRRGRGVFARDIALFLVKKLAESGATDATIELAGSVVSQMSVSERFTLAGCSAALSDAGALCPYDATIRRYLNGRTMSSYKPILADKDAEYKQMFQLSIDHVLPQVVSGDGPKGIRPVQESEGMTVSRIVLGYCTNGRFDDLRVTAEILKGNKVHPDCQLFIMPASRSVHLEALKKGLIRIFVEAGAIVLPPGSDPFIDAVLRGLPPGEKVLSTGGWHSAPADMAARGDYLMCSPATAAASALSASLTDPSRFVR is encoded by the coding sequence GTGAGCCCGAAAAAGAAAATACCGACCAAGACGGAACTGCAGCAGTTGCAGAAGCTGTACAAAACCGATGAGAAGATCGGTGAGCGTCTCGGCGGCGTACCGTCCTATCTCGTGGCATATTGGCGGCGCAAGAAAAACATCCCCAAGTACTCTCTTCCCAAATTTTCGGAGAACGAAATCCGGAATCTGTGGGAGCGATACGGCGACGACGAGAAATGCGGACTGGAGCTGGGCATCTCCAAGGCCGCTTTTTACAACTGGCGGCGGCGATACGGGATCCGCGAGAAACCCGCCTTTCTCAAGCTCGAACAGCTCGAATTCAACTTTCCGGGCTCGCGCCCGAGCATTCACACCACCTCGCTGTACGGCAAACAGACGGTGGCCCAGAAAGTGTTCGCGCGCGCGGCGGGGCTGGAGAAGGTTGAAGTCGGCCAGTCGGTCGAGGTCGAACCCGATGTCGTGATCGTCAGCGGCAATGTCGCGCGCGTGGTCAGCGAGTTCCGGCAGGCCGGCGTCGAGTACGTCTGGAATTCGGGCAAAATCGTGCTCGCGCCCGATCAGTTTGCCCGCGACGGCGACGACGGCGACTGCGCCGAACATGCGGCCGTCAGAGAATTCGTGAAGCGACAGGGTATCCGTGCCCTTTACGATTTGCGCGAGGGCGGCGTCAACCAGGTGGCCGTCGAACGGGGACATCTCGTCCCCGGATCGCTGGCGCTGGTGACCGACCCCGAAGCCGTCTCGTTCGGCTCGCTCGGGTCGCTGTGCCGTCGCATAGACTGCGCACGTGTTGCGGACATGTGGGCGCGCGGGCGGATCGCCCTGACCGTCCCGCCGACCGTATTTGCCGCCGTGTCGGGCCGTCGCGGCCGCGGCGTTTTCGCCCGCGATATCGCCCTGTTCCTCGTCAAAAAACTGGCGGAAAGCGGCGCTACCGATGCGACCATCGAGCTGGCCGGTTCGGTCGTGTCCCAGATGTCCGTCAGCGAACGGTTCACACTGGCCGGGTGCAGCGCGGCGCTGTCCGATGCCGGCGCGCTGTGCCCGTACGACGCGACCATCCGCCGCTACCTGAACGGCCGCACGATGTCCAGCTACAAGCCGATCCTGGCCGACAAGGACGCCGAGTACAAGCAGATGTTCCAGTTGTCCATTGACCACGTGCTGCCGCAGGTGGTGTCCGGCGACGGACCGAAGGGAATACGCCCGGTGCAGGAAAGCGAAGGGATGACGGTGAGCCGCATCGTGCTCGGCTACTGCACCAACGGCCGGTTCGACGATCTTCGTGTCACCGCCGAAATCCTCAAGGGAAACAAGGTCCACCCGGACTGTCAGTTGTTTATCATGCCGGCCTCACGATCGGTCCATCTCGAGGCGCTCAAGAAGGGGTTGATCCGTATCTTTGTGGAAGCCGGTGCGATCGTGCTGCCTCCCGGAAGCGACCCGTTTATCGATGCTGTTCTGCGCGGGCTGCCGCCGGGAGAGAAAGTCCTGTCGACCGGCGGCTGGCATTCCGCCCCCGCCGACATGGCGGCTCGTGGGGATTACCTGATGTGTTCGCCTGCCACCGCCGCAGCATCGGCCCTGTCCGCTTCGCTCACCGACCCCAGCCGGTTTGTGAGATAG
- a CDS encoding HIT domain-containing protein — translation MAERILWAPWRSAFVLSKKEKGCPLCKALRAREDSGKNLILYRGDSCFVIMNKFPYNTGHLMICPKRHISKLDKLTSEESDELMTLTRQSSHIINRVLKPHSQNLGMNLGRSSGAGIPEHVHMHIVPRWSGDTSFMLVVGDTKVVSVPLDPVYRALRKEFGKL, via the coding sequence ATGGCCGAACGAATTCTGTGGGCGCCCTGGCGGTCTGCCTTTGTCCTTTCCAAGAAAGAGAAAGGATGCCCGTTATGCAAGGCCCTCCGGGCCAGAGAAGATTCCGGGAAGAACCTGATTCTGTACCGGGGGGATTCCTGCTTTGTCATCATGAACAAGTTCCCGTATAACACGGGCCACCTGATGATTTGCCCGAAGCGCCATATCTCGAAACTCGACAAGCTGACTTCGGAAGAGAGCGACGAGTTGATGACGCTGACGCGTCAGTCTTCGCACATCATCAACCGCGTACTCAAGCCGCATTCGCAGAATCTCGGCATGAACCTCGGGCGGTCGTCCGGCGCGGGTATTCCGGAGCATGTGCACATGCACATCGTGCCGCGCTGGAGCGGTGACACCTCGTTCATGCTGGTCGTGGGCGACACCAAAGTGGTGTCGGTGCCGCTCGATCCCGTCTACCGGGCGCTCCGAAAGGAGTTCGGGAAGCTGTGA
- a CDS encoding NAD(P)H-binding protein, whose protein sequence is MQDSVLVIGGTGMLGLPVAEKLRTSGFRVTIMTTRPQPVSDELGDRFSVVAGDVTDRASLARAMAGQDFVYLNLNAKRDPALYERIEIGGSALAATVARDSGVKRLITITGASSKGREEGPIYLRAKVRAERAIMESGIPYTIMRASWFFESLPHFIRDGGLAYIGRQPIPRRWLAVSDYAAQVVNAYRTQEAENKCFYNLGPEALTIGEVVRRFGRVCHPDMRVRMMPVWIVRLAGLLTGRTDYKSRAAFFAYFNRIDEDVDGAEADRLLGPNRTTLDDWLRDYCTKRST, encoded by the coding sequence ATGCAGGATTCGGTACTTGTAATCGGCGGCACCGGGATGCTGGGACTCCCCGTTGCCGAAAAACTTCGGACCAGTGGCTTCCGGGTGACGATCATGACCACACGTCCCCAGCCTGTCAGCGATGAACTCGGCGACCGCTTCTCGGTGGTGGCCGGCGACGTCACCGACCGCGCGTCACTCGCCCGCGCGATGGCCGGTCAGGACTTCGTGTATCTCAACCTGAATGCGAAGCGTGATCCGGCGCTGTACGAACGAATCGAAATCGGCGGCTCGGCCCTGGCGGCGACAGTGGCCCGAGACAGCGGAGTCAAACGCCTGATCACCATCACCGGCGCATCATCGAAAGGCCGGGAGGAAGGGCCGATTTATCTTCGCGCCAAAGTGCGGGCCGAACGCGCCATCATGGAAAGCGGCATTCCGTACACGATCATGCGCGCGTCGTGGTTTTTTGAATCGTTGCCGCATTTCATTCGCGACGGAGGTCTCGCGTATATCGGTCGCCAGCCGATTCCCCGCCGCTGGCTGGCGGTGTCGGATTACGCCGCGCAGGTCGTTAACGCCTACCGCACGCAGGAAGCGGAAAACAAATGCTTCTACAATCTGGGTCCGGAAGCGTTAACGATCGGCGAGGTAGTACGGCGGTTCGGGCGGGTATGCCACCCCGACATGCGCGTACGCATGATGCCCGTATGGATAGTGAGACTTGCCGGGCTGTTGACGGGTCGGACCGACTACAAGAGCAGGGCCGCGTTTTTCGCCTATTTCAACAGGATCGACGAAGACGTCGACGGCGCCGAGGCGGATCGCCTGCTCGGCCCGAACCGGACAACGCTCGATGACTGGTTGCGGGACTACTGCACGAAGCGGTCCACGTAG
- a CDS encoding DUF885 domain-containing protein, with protein sequence MVRFLKCGILLILLTAVLHSPPLLAENAAFTKLGGQILTDLQAFDPVKATQMGIHTYDARLADYSSKSIRAQISRLKDHHKSLRRFNSSNLDSHELINFRLLESNLNIALLDLDKIRWYERSPQMYVDQAVDGVYSLVLSQHAPLSNRLFSIVERMKQVPELLRTAQKNIKRAPAVYIETTRQSLEGGIDFYQQVAGELMKQFPEEADNILKHSTAAREAMTEFSAYLEGLERSDEHSFAIGKQNFDYMLSHGHLLGFDSDSLLRIGENLLAEVQAEYVDYLDFVENNRQNGQDSVFIPATFTRQDVLDYYAWEVNQVRVFLEMNDIVTIPADIAPVDVVQTPPFLRAMIGGIAYQPAGPFDAVQKGYFYIRPIPDELDRAQLDARYRYVHRRGFRGSVVHEAFPGHHLQMQLAGMSGDPVRKWQQNIMLIEGWALYCEEMVYHAGLYGDNDPATWLNILRGIRFRAARIIADVKLHTGQFTYDECVDWMIRTLDIDTEAGKEYVRTEVRRYTLTPTVQMSYLMGKVLIEQLRDAMMQRDGDAYSDNEFHDALLGQGSIPLPLLREALGL encoded by the coding sequence ATGGTTCGGTTTCTGAAATGCGGTATTCTGCTGATACTCCTCACTGCGGTGCTGCACAGCCCGCCGCTCCTCGCTGAAAACGCCGCCTTCACCAAACTCGGCGGCCAGATCCTCACCGACCTGCAGGCGTTCGATCCGGTCAAGGCCACTCAGATGGGCATTCACACCTACGATGCCCGGCTCGCGGACTACTCATCGAAATCAATCCGGGCCCAGATCTCCCGACTCAAGGATCACCATAAGTCGCTTCGGCGGTTCAATTCATCCAATCTGGACTCGCACGAATTGATCAATTTCCGGCTGCTCGAGTCGAATCTGAATATCGCGCTGCTCGATCTGGACAAGATCCGCTGGTACGAACGTTCGCCGCAGATGTATGTCGATCAGGCGGTCGACGGCGTTTATTCGCTCGTGCTGTCGCAGCATGCGCCCTTGTCGAACCGGTTGTTCTCGATCGTGGAGCGCATGAAGCAGGTGCCGGAGCTTTTGCGCACGGCGCAGAAAAACATCAAGCGGGCGCCGGCCGTCTATATCGAAACCACCCGGCAGTCGCTGGAAGGCGGTATCGACTTCTACCAGCAGGTCGCCGGCGAGTTGATGAAGCAGTTCCCCGAAGAGGCGGACAATATCCTCAAGCACTCCACCGCCGCACGTGAGGCGATGACGGAGTTCAGCGCTTACCTCGAGGGACTGGAACGATCCGACGAACACAGCTTCGCGATCGGCAAACAGAATTTCGACTACATGCTGTCGCACGGGCACCTTCTCGGCTTTGATTCCGATTCGCTGCTTCGCATCGGTGAGAACCTGCTTGCCGAAGTCCAGGCGGAATACGTCGACTATCTCGATTTCGTCGAGAACAACCGGCAAAACGGACAGGACTCGGTTTTTATTCCGGCTACCTTCACGCGCCAGGATGTTCTCGACTACTACGCCTGGGAAGTGAATCAGGTGCGGGTGTTCCTCGAGATGAACGATATCGTGACGATACCAGCCGACATCGCCCCGGTCGACGTGGTTCAGACGCCGCCCTTTTTGCGCGCGATGATCGGCGGCATCGCATATCAGCCGGCCGGGCCTTTTGATGCGGTGCAGAAAGGTTACTTTTATATTCGCCCGATCCCCGATGAGCTCGACCGCGCGCAGCTCGACGCGCGCTACCGCTACGTTCACCGGCGCGGTTTTCGCGGATCGGTCGTCCACGAGGCTTTTCCCGGGCATCACCTGCAGATGCAGTTGGCCGGGATGTCCGGTGATCCCGTGCGCAAATGGCAGCAGAACATCATGCTGATCGAGGGCTGGGCGCTGTACTGCGAGGAAATGGTGTATCACGCCGGCCTGTACGGAGACAACGACCCGGCCACCTGGCTGAATATTCTCCGCGGGATCCGATTCCGCGCCGCCCGCATCATCGCCGACGTCAAGCTTCATACGGGACAGTTCACGTATGACGAGTGCGTCGACTGGATGATCCGCACGCTCGATATCGACACCGAGGCGGGGAAGGAGTATGTCCGTACCGAGGTGCGCCGCTACACGCTCACGCCGACCGTGCAGATGTCGTATCTCATGGGGAAGGTGCTGATAGAGCAGTTGCGCGACGCAATGATGCAGCGCGACGGCGACGCCTATTCAGACAACGAGTTCCATGACGCGCTGCTGGGTCAGGGATCGATACCGCTCCCGCTGCTTCGCGAGGCCCTGGGTCTGTAG